The nucleotide sequence TGTGGTTAGGGCGGTTTTGACGTGCACCCCCTCATTTTGAATTCATAAGATTTGGACCCCTTGTGGTTTCATTATGTGTCATGCCAAGTTCCTCCATCCAGTTGACTGTTAAGGACTAACGGCAATCAAAATGGTgtcgttttgattttttttaatattaaatgaCAAAACGACGACGTTTTGtatcaaagggaaaaaaaagaaaaaaaaagaaacgatgACGTTTTGAAACTAAACAAAATCCTCCCTTAGACTTCTCGCGATGGTGTCTATCTGTAAAACCTAATTTGTCTCCCAAAATCTCTTTAAGCCTCGCAAGCTCTTCCCTTGCAAACTCATTTACCCAGGTTGAGTTTTTCTCGTGTGGTTCTTGTTGGTTAAGGTTCTTCAGTGGAGGTTAGTAAATGGTCAATCCCTTCTTGCTATTACTTTTCTGCGTAgttgttttgtatttgtattgtgTTAGAACTTTGTGCTCGAGAATTTGTGATTTCTCGTGAGGTCTCGTGATAATCATAGCATATGAATTATGAGTTATCAATGCTTGGATTAGATGTAACCAGTTTGGGTTTTGATTACATGAACTTTGAGTTCTCGATCTTTATTCCAATGTAAGTACCTGTTTGGCTTTTATAGGGGATTACTTTGTGGATAGAGATACTTGGCTTATATATTAACCCTAATTGAGAACTCTTGTGTAGCTcttttatgaattatttatttttacaataACTACAATGCACGAGCAGCTTGATTATTAATTTGATCCACATTGGcttgattattaatttattcatgAAAACTGTAGATGGAGAATGATCCAAATCTCACGGATGAGAGTGCAGATGATGACACTTCCGAATTTGAGGATGGTTCAGAGGAGGATGGGCCTAACTTGTTTATGGATAAGGTTAATGAGGGTGAAGGTGACAGAACGAAACAGAAGGAGAATGATGACTGGATATGAGATTTCATTGTGGGTACTGGTGATGAGAATGAGTCTGAGTATGCGGACTCGGACTATCTTGTCACTCCTGAGAATTCAAGTGATGAAGCTCCAAAGAAGCCCAAGTTTCCTCAATTCAATGCCAATGTGGATCTTCAGGGAGACATTACATTGGTGATTGGACAAATTTTTGCTGATCATGTGCTGTTCAGAAAAGCACTAAAAGAATTCTCAATCCAACATGGTTTTGATTACATTTTCATGAAGAATGATAAATGGAGGGTAACGGCAATATGTGCTAGGCATTATGGGTGGAGGATTCATGCATCACCAACTCAAGACAAAGCTACCTTCCAAATCAAGAGTTTTAATGCAGTACATAACTGTGGTAAGCATGATTTTAGCTCTAGGGTTGATGCTAAGTGGTTGGCACATAAGTATTTGGACCATTTGAGGGATGCACCTGATTGGGATGTGGTTGCATTTAAGAAGCAAGTCCATAGAGACCACAACATTGATGTTTCAAAAGGACAGTGTTATAGGGCTAAGAGAATTGCCTATAATATCCTACAAGGCACACATGTTGAACAATATAGACAGCTCTGGGATTATTGTGCTGCTGTGTTGAAATGCAATTCAGGATCCACATTGGCTGTCTCGTGCCCAAACtctatttttgagaatttttatgTGTGCTTGGAAGCTTGCAAGAAGGGATTCAAGGCTGGATACAGACCTTTGATTTGTTTAGATGGTTGCCATCTAAAAACTAAGTATGGCGGGCATATATTAGCTGCAGTGGGAAAGGATGCAAACGACAATATGTACCCAATTGCATATGTTGTGGTTCAGAGTGAGTGCAGAGCCTCCTGGACATGGTTCCTAACTCTTCTACAGGACGACATTGGCAATGCACATGATAATGGTTGGATATTCATGTTTGATAGACAAAAGGTaacaacttctttttcttttattttggtaGTTAACAACTTATATTTACTATTTTGTTCATTGGCTGAATGTATATGAACTGTCAGGGTTGATTGAGACTTTTGAGCATGAATTCCCTGGTGTACATCACAGATTTTGTGTGAGGCACTTGTATGCCAATTTCAAGAAGAGATGGAATTTGAAGACACTAAAGGATTATTTTTTTGTGGCTGCTGGTGCAACAACTCAGAGAAGATTCAGTTATTGGATGGAGGAGATCAAAAAGATTGACATCCAAGCTTTCCATTGGATAAACCAGCATGATCCTATTCTATGGTCCAAGCATGCTTTTAATCCAAATGTGAAGTGTGACATCATAGTAAACAACATTGCTAAAACATTCAACAACTGAATCCTGGAAGCTAGGGACAAATCCATCTTGACAATGATAGAGATGATTAGGAGGAAGCTAATGAAAAGGTTCCAGACTAAGAGAGATGGAATGAGTGAAAGCCAAATTCAGATCTGTCCAAGGATCCAGCTGAAGTTAGAGAAGACCAAAAATGATGCATACAATTGTTGTGTTCAGTGGCCAGGTGGTACACTTTATGAAGTTGATCACTGTTATGATGGTAGGTTGGTTGTTGATATTGGGATGAGAAGATGTGGGTGTGGTAAATGGGACTTGACTGGTGTTCCATGCTCACATGCATGTGCTACAATTTTTCACAAACAACACTACCCTGAAGACTATGTGCATGAGTACTTCAAAAGAGGAGCTTTTATGGCCGCCTATGAGCCAATGATATATCTTGTTCCTGGACCAGCAGAGTGGGATAGAACTACAAGAGATCCTATCCAACCACTAGTATTTAGACAACAACCAGGTAGGCCAAAGAAGGCAAGAATGAGAGATGTTGATGAAGGACCACTATCACAAGCTTATAAGGTTACTAGAAGAGGTGGGAAACTGAGATGTTCCAATTGCAAAACAACTAGGTCATAATTCTAGGGGATGCAGGACACACATGAGAGCTGaacaacaaaggaaaagaacaagAAGTAGTACTTCAACCACTACTACAACTACATCTAGAAGGAACAATATAATTGCGGCATCCACATCAACTTCTAGGCTGCCTGTTACAGTGGACAAGCTACCTGTAAGTTGGACAACTAAAAAAACTTGTTTTCATTAATATGTGTATGACCTATCTATATATAGTGCTTAACAAGTTAACTTACATGTTTTAGGTGAGGAGAAGATCAACAAGGAGAGCTTCCACATCTGTTGTACCAACCCAAGCATCACAATCATCTTCACAGGCATCAACGACACCTCCAACATCACCTCCACCAATGTCTTCAATAAGATCTTCAACAAGACCTCCAATTGCAGGTTTTCAGCCCCCTAGACCTTCAACAACAACTACAAAGACAGGTTTTAATCCACCAAAggcttcaagaatatcttcaacaATATCCAGGAAGCAATAGattcaaatatattttaattgctTGATAGAGCAATATTAGCTACCTTGCATAGTGATTAGCACTTTCTGGTACAATATTTTGTATTATATTTGATGATGTTGGCACCCTAGGTGACAGAATCTTTTGTGGCACATGCTCTGTTCTGGAAAATGATGCTCTGTTTTGGAACATATTTGATTATGATATGTTGTCTTCTTATGTTAACATGGTTTTAATTCTATTgcgagaaattttttttcattttctttggtacaaaacgacgtcgttttgtcatttaatattaaaaaaaaaatcaaaacgacACCGTTTTGATTGCCATTAGTCCTTAACAATCAACTGGATGGAGGGACTTGGCATGACACATGATGAAACCACAGGGGGTCCAAATCTTATGAATTCAAAATGAGGGGGTGCATGTCAAAACCGCCCTAACCACAGGGGGTCTGTGTGACAATTGgccaaaattaaatataaatcctTCATGGGAGAACTTTGTTCCAATAGGgacattcttaaaagtcttatgcCATAAAGTCCATGTATtttaaactaatattccaaaaaggacaaactcttatcctaatttttttaaatgactaaaataaccttagtttaattttttaaaatttaaaaattaatcacAAAATTTATAGAAATTCTTCTCAAACTTACGAAAGCTCATCTTTCACGACTATAGCTATaggaaatatttttctttccaattttcttcgtgaaattgattttctaatatgaatcttgcatcaattttgaatttctataatgATTCACCTTGCGATCTtgttgattttggatattctcGGTGTTTGAATTTCTAGATTTGATCATACTCACCACGGGACTTGTAGTTTTCattcgatctgtcatcacatcattattttcgatagtttctatggtgattttttgtgtttttttgttctgattATGGTTACAGACTGcaagtgatatgttatctgtttcgattaatttgatatctgtcataatgttatctgtcttgctaaatgttatatgtcttgttaaaatgttatctgtcgttaatgaaatgttatctgtttaaAGTTCCAAAGCAGATAACATATAAGAACATATCCGAAACAGATATattatctgcagattcagatccaatttcagaagaaaaaaaaagagttcgaaaaagcaataaaacctcaaaggtgatgcgccatGATCCAtggagttgattggtggtgttgatggtcaTCAGAGTTGGCTGTATTGATCGGATCTaactctttttcaaatggtggtcGTGATTTGAAGAAGCTTTTTTGGCGAATCAAGTGATAATCTATGGCCAATGATGATTGGGCTTTAATTGAGTTAACCTAAAGCTTTATTTCGGTAGTTCATTAGTCGAAAACGATGACCGGAAGATTAATTTCCGGTGGTCgacgtgaaggaagaagaagagagaagaagactgagaaaaaaaggaggaggaagaaaaatGACATCACGCGTGTGACTCTAAGATGAATTTTAATGATATCTTTAGGCATATTTTTGCCAAcacaatacaaatatattttttcctaaTGTTTTTTTCCACTTCATCTTTCCTTGAATATATAATTACTATATTATCATTTCCTCTAATTTCCCCCAGAGAAATTGGTTTAGATGCCCTTAGCTTTAGGGTagttgaccgacaccaaagtgtgtgtgtgtacttaccccaagtgtatggtatcgtcaagtaataaaccggtgagtccggtatcgatccacgaggaagcaatgcaaatttgaagtgaatgatatgcaaatgactagctaacactaataaacataatgaatatcaaataaaagcaagtaaaagaaatgggccgaatgactcggtagcatgagcgattttgtaatcaaagtaaacacgaatttgatttaaaacaattaattaaaaacctagtctctaatccgtcccggtggctactcggttctcatactcaaggtatcattgcaaacacacacaaccgtacacaatgcattgtgtgatactatcaatcatgcatatgcaaagagaattgggatataagacttcaattcatacatgtaggccatcgggtctcttaatctacgatgaacgcaaagggataagcacctaatattatggattaatgttcccccttggggctcggcttggctaacaccctagtttcacactcaaagatcaattaaccataactctcccatgcacattcctaaattaacccaaaaccccatcatcaatacacataattaatagctatgcagtgaaaaactcaattaattaaggaaatcatgcaatgggtttaacaattctcaatcgaacacattagatgcaatccctagactagacaatccaagaatacaatcaaatatgtcattcccatagatccaatcacacaactatcacgaaattaaaagagagaaatcgaagctacgattctttgagcataccttgagtaattgaaaccttgcatccaccattcgggattagaaactagagaagagaactacccactcatgattgttgcaataaacatccaatctattgtcatctaaatcagagtttatacaaaatcaagagaaagcaccaaaaacaacaaagaaaacttagagagagaaactagatctacactactcctatggtggcttcatgttggagaagtcaatgaataatgaggaagccaaccaaatcttagggttttcttctctttttcaatagaaaatacctaactacccttataaaatcgtttcccattggttacatacatgatttaccccaaatgcccttgaaatttcggtgcagaaaattgcagattcgccgtaggtgtccggacgggtgtccggacgcttcatgcctccaactttgtgagcctctgtctcaatttgtgaagaaagtgtccggacgggtactgtgggtgtccggacggtaagtgtcggacaccttgggaagtgtcccgacacctcacagcaaaaggtgcccaaaaagtgctccaacttgcccgaacaaggtccgattcctacaaaaccaaggggaaacatttgtaagtgtaaaattaagctaaaatgcaatcaaatacattaactaagtgctagaacatcctaattaaaggacattagaacctcaaaatagaggtccaatcagtaGTCTTTTAGAAAGAGCCGCTAAATCAAGTTATAGTTTAGGTGAAGGAAGTATGACTGCTTTACCAATAGTTGAGACCCAGTCAGGAGAATCTGTACAAGTTGGACAATCTTGGTCATCGCGTAGACCTACTAATAATAGTGATGAAAAGCACATCTTTTTGTTTATGCAGTGTGAGAACTAAAAGATAGGCCTGGTTTTTGCAATTAGCGAGAGTTGTGATAGTTCAGTTCGAAAGGCAATTCCCGAGCAGATTTTGAGTTTTTTACCCAAATAACACTCTCCCCCATAATATGTCTCAATATAACACCCGAGTGAAATTATTTGTCAAAATAGCACTACACGCCACTGTCAGTGGCGTGTTCTTTGTATGGTTCCAACGATCACGCCATCAAAGATGGCGTGAATAATGTATAAAAACCAGTCGGCGTGACTGTTTGCTTTGTAAAGGTCACGCCAACAAGGTTGACGTGacccttataaaaaaaaaaaaaactagtcacGCCGTTAGTAACGACGTGACTAGTTAATATCTTCTCACTCAACACACACGATCAACCCCAGCCACACACAGATCCTCTTCTCTCCCGTTTCTCCTCCCCACCCGTACCACACACAAGCCGCAGCAAGCCTCCGATCAGTGAGACAAGCACCACCAACGACCTCAAGCAGCAACTCCGATCCGTGAAGTAGCCACCACACCCTGCCGGACTGCCGATTCGTGAAGGTGGTGTACGTACACACCCACACCCGTGTGAGATCAACAAGAGGTGAGAGAGAGttgattataaattttgtttcccAGTTTAGGCAACATGGTTTAAGGATATATGTTTATTGGTGGGTCTCACAAGATCTCTTCattcattaaattaattagtctCTCAGAGATTGCTCAAACAACAAAATagctaaaatattaataaactttataattagggaaaaaaaaattccgcaAAGAATTGCTCAAATTTGTATATGTGGTATTTCTGTATATGTTTATGGATATGATTATGAAGTTTTGTTACAATGGATATGctcatattaaaatatatagaaTTGATAATAAGGTTTTAAAATGTTGGACAAAATACACAATAGTTGTTTGTTTTATGACACAATTATTATAATCTCATGTAAATTACAGAATATAATGGCGTCAAATTGGAATCGAAATGCAAACTTCCAGTTTGCGGATGATTCTGATAATGACGAAATGCAAACTTCCAGTTCGTATCAGCATTTCTCACCATCCGTGAACCTAAATTTAATCCCAGAAATGTGTCATAATGAAGATGATAGTCAGTTCGAGGGTGCAATTGCTAATAATGATGCGGAGTTGGTAGAAGAGCAGGAAATTGAGTTTGATTCTAGCGATGATGAGAAGGGTGATGGAAACGTAGGGGTCAATATTGAGACAACCACCGTGGATCAGGGGAGGTATTTAAATGTAGTTGATCAAGTACCCGAATTTGGCGATGTTAGCCAGTCAGATTATGCTGTCTGTCGAGATTGGGGTATGCGCCACACTGATCAATTTGATACAGTGGCAGTGAATGAATTATTTAAGATAAGAAACAATTACTTCGAGCTGTGAAGATGTGGCACATTCAGAATAACTATCAGTACAAGATGCAACGCTCAAATTCAGATGTAATACAGTTGAAATGTGTAAAAGAGCCTGTTTGCAATTGGTATCTTAGAgctatgaaaaaggaaaaactcAATGTATGGAAGATAACAGTAATTAGAGGGCAGCATACATGCACAAATGCGTCACTGCATCAGGGTCATCGACAGTTGGATTCAGAATATATCGCAAAGGAGGTGCTACCTATGGTAAGagcaaatttgaaaataaatatagtaGCTATTCAGGCCTTTGCTAGTTCTCAGTTACAGTACCCGGTTTCGTACAAGAAGGCATGGAAGGCCAAACAAAAGGTTATCAAGAAATTATTTGGGGCATTTGAAGCTTCATACAATGTCCTCCCTAGATTGTTGCAAGCAATACAAGTTTCAAATCCATGTCGGTGGTTAATTTTAACTATAAGGACATTGTCAGCAATCGGGCTACGTTTAGTCGTGTATTCTAGGCATTTTGGCCTTCTATAGTCGGCTTTCAATCCTGTCGTCCTTTGATAAGTATTGATGACACACATTTGTATGGGAAATACAAAGGTAAATTGTTGATCGCGGTTGGGTATGATGCAGATAATGGCCTTTTCTCGTTGTGCTTTGCTATTGTAGACGAAGAAAGTGCTGATAATTGGGGATGGTTCATAGCATGCATTCGTTCTTATGTTACCGATCGAAGAGGCATTTGTGTGTTGTCTGATCGACACGCTGGTATTTTGGTAGCAATGCGTGATGGTTGGCCAGAACCATTTGCTTATCATAGGTATTGCTCGAGACATTTTGTGAGTAATTTCAACACCCATTTTAAAGATAAAGATTTGAAACAAGCGGTTGTCACAATGGCTAACGAAGAATCTAAGGAAAAATTCAACTTTTGGATGTCGCGTGTTAAGGATTTGAACATTGCTGCGTGGGAGTACCTAAATAGTGCCGAGAAAGAAAAGTGGAGTAAAGCATATGATGATGGCCACAGATACGGTAACATGACTACTAATATGTCTGAAATCTTCAATAGTGTTCTGAAGGGTGGGAGATTTTTGCCTATTACAGCACTGGTTCAGCTGACATTTTACAGGTGcaacaaatattttgttaaGAGGAGGATTGAAGCAGAACAATTTAGATTACGAGGGATTGATTTGCCACCACAAGTTTTTGGACATATTAGTTGTGAGACTGTGAAGTCTAAGCGGGAACAAGTTCGAATGTTCAACCATAATCCTCCTACATTTCAGGTGAGTACGAGAAGACGTGGTGCGGAGGACAATCAAAGTTCTAATCGTTCATACGTTGTATGTCTTGGACAACAACATGAAGAACAATATTGTTCATGGAATATGTGGCTTCTTTATCACCTTCCATGTAGCCATCTTCTATCGTGTTGTTCAGCTAATAGAATCGattggagtatatatatggaGCCATATTTTACAATTGGGGCATATGAAAGCACATGTGCCCCAGTTTTTAGTCCGATACCCGATGAGACATGTTGGCCTGATTATTTAGGACTGATGGTTGTCGTTGATGATGCACAACGAAGGAAAAGGGAAGGTCATCCCAAGTCAACCAGGCTTAGGATTGATATGGATGCACGGGAAGGTCGCACTACAAACAAGTGTAGCGTGTGTGGGCAACGAGGACATAAcaagaaatttcacaaaaattcgGGACAAAgtaaagtaatttttttttatgaataagttttattttatatttataaataatataaaaaatgtaaaaatatcttcatatttttaacatatttataaATGCAGGTTCAAGGAGCTGACGGATGGTGCGGACAGGGGGTGGAGGATCATCGAGTCATGCTAGAGTACCCGGTGTCCGCATTACTAGGGAGTCTCGTCCTGGTCCAGACAATCAATCTGTTCTTCATATGCAGTCAAACCATCGTTCGGAAGACATTTGGCGTGGACAGGTATATAACAATAAATACATTGAAACTTATGTTTAACTATCTATGTGCTTTTAAACCTAAAGTGTATGTTCTAAACAGGATACATGAGAACCAATCAGATTTAGGCAGCATATGTTCTGGCCATTGGATCCACGAGTTAGGCCTTATGTTATCCAGGCAGGTTTCTATGGTATCACCCAAATAGGTAACATAAAACTTGATAATGGATTACTAACTACACTTCTCGAGAGATGGAGACGTGAAACCCATACATTTCACTTCCGTGTTGGAGAGATGACTATAATACTAGAGAATGTTGCAGTTTTATTAGGATTGAGGGTCAATGGACCAGCTGTCACTGGTAGCAGTATATATGAGTGGGATGATGTGATGATGCAATTACTTGGTAGAGTGGCGAATACTGAAGAGAGGGATGGTGCATCTTTGTCGTTATCCTGGTTGGTGTTGAACTTTGGTGAACACAATCCTCCAGCAGAGGATGCTCCTGAGGTGGTGTTGCAACAATATGCATGGGCTTATATATTAGCCATGTTCGGGAGTATTCTATTCCCATCTACTACGGGGGATAGCATTCCACTCATTTTTCTACCACTTTTAGCTAAGCTAACCTTCAGGAGACTAGCTCGTATAGTTGGGGAGGAGCAGTACTTGCATGCTTATATCGCAATCTTTGCCGAGGATGTTTGAGTTCTACTCGTACGATAGGTGGTTGTAGCCTATTACTTCAGGTAACATTAGTTTATTGaaatttaattataacaataaaaagcatatgttttttttaatattatctaattttttttccagttaTGGTCGTGAGAGAGGTTGCATGTATGTCAACCACAAATGCATACTGGGGCTCCACCTATATTTGGTCCAAACGAGCCACCCCGTCCACTTGGTGCCaggtaatttttaaaaatatatgtgtATAAAGTAGCTGACATTTTGGAAAATATTGTAGCTAACATTTTGCTAATTCTTATTTTTTGCATTTTGTAGTTGGCGTGGACGACGTACATATAGAAGAAATCCAAAGCAAGTCCTTATATTTGCTAGAGATGAGCTGGATCAGCAAGAACCTAACCAGGTACAATGGATGCCTTATACACCAGGGAGATTGGCAGATGCACCAGTAATATGTATTGATGGCAGTAGAATCTGGAGAGCTGTAGTGCCTTTGAATTGCTTTAAGATTGTGGAGTTTCAATTCTCAGATCGTGTTATGAGACAATTTGGTATATCACAGCATATACCGACTCTAGTGGATACGAATGATACTTTACATAATCTAAATAAGAGAGGGCGGGATAATGTCGATTGGGTGGTCAAAAATGCTACATGATTGGCATATTGGGATGATAGACTAGCTCATATCGCACAGGAGCGATTCCCTCGCACGAGCATTGGCGAGTATATGCATTGGTATTACTCGATCACCCGACGGATTATTAGTGCTCCATCGACTGATAGGCCACAAACAAAGTTGGATTATGCGCAACggtattttatttatgtaaGTTATATTATATTGTAATGTAATAAACATTAATGCAGGCTGCTTTGGCATTAGAGGGAGCAAAAAAAGTTGTTTCTGCATTGCGTGATGCTCTTAATGACTCTACTGCTGCCATTGCAAATAATTGGTTGGGAAATTGTCGTGACATTCTAGACGAGGTTGGTGAGGGACATCGATTTGAAGAAGTTATAGACTCTGATGTTCAAGCTACGCCCCAGCATGGTGGTAGATATCCTCTTGGTCAATCACACAGACGTGGTCACATTTCCCTTGCAACTGACTTTACCATGCATCCATCCCAGTTGATGCAAGATGATGTTGGTCCATCCACTACTCCTCTTGAATGGAGTAGGCACAGGACTATATGATTTCTCTAGTTTGCTTGAACCATATAACtatttatgtgtttatttttcatgtCTTTATGATGGATAGTTCGtatttgatgaaatattttactggatatggatttctggatatgtatctatatgtatttttggcatgttgatttttttttcgttttttttccCTGTGTCTGTTGATCATGCCAACATCGTTGGCGTGACCGAAGAAAAATGGATGATCACGTTGACATGAATCAAAATATGTATTGGTCACTCCATTAGCAATGGAGTGACCAGTACAAATTAGATGGCGTAATCGTCCAAAAGCATAGAAAGAACACGTCACTGTCAGTGACGTGTAGTGctattttgacaaatatttttCTTCGGGTGTT is from Tripterygium wilfordii isolate XIE 37 chromosome 14, ASM1340144v1, whole genome shotgun sequence and encodes:
- the LOC120014142 gene encoding uncharacterized protein LOC120014142 codes for the protein MDFMLCLYSQALLVTEITSSSSSSFTCNRNRSSSGTFDLEREIDLLVPLESDLEASAAHEENSLIRSLETTPHQATTTTIFSRLKHAIPTYWLAGLATKGGRFDIGLASSSLANSFTQVEFFSCGSCWLRFFSGELCAREFVISREMENDPNLTDESADDDTSEFEDGSEEDGPNLFMDKNESEYADSDYLVTPENSSDEAPKKPKFPQFNANVDLQGDITLVIGQIFADHVLFRKALKEFSIQHGFDYIFMKNDKWRVTAICARHYGWRIHASPTQDKATFQIKSFNAVHNCGKHDFSSRVDAKWLAHKYLDHLRDAPDWDVVAFKKQVHRDHNIDVSKGQCYRAKRIAYNILQGTHVEQYRQLWDYCAAVLKCNSGSTLAVSCPNSIFENFYVCLEACKKGFKAGYRPLICLDGCHLKTKYGGHILAAVGKDANDNMYPIAYVVVQSECRASWTWFLTLLQDDIGNAHDNGLIETFEHEFPGVHHRFCVRHLYANFKKRWNLKTLKDYFFVAAGATTQRRFSYWMEEIKKIDIQAFHWINQHDPILWSKHAFNPNVKCDIIVNNIAKTFNN
- the LOC120014143 gene encoding salivary glue protein Sgs-3-like, with amino-acid sequence MRAEQQRKRTRSSTSTTTTTTSRRNNIIAASTSTSRLPVTVDKLPVRRRSTRRASTSVVPTQASQSSSQASTTPPTSPPPMSSIRSSTRPPIAGFQPPRPSTTTTKTGFNPPKASRISSTISRKQ
- the LOC120014144 gene encoding uncharacterized protein LOC120014144, with the protein product MWHIQNNYQYKMQRSNSDVIQLKCVKEPVCNWYLRAMKKEKLNVWKITVIRGQHTCTNASLHQGHRQLDSEYIAKEVLPMAFWPSIVGFQSCRPLISIDDTHLYGKYKGKLLIAVGYDADNGLFSLCFAIVDEESADNWGWFIACIRSYVTDRRGICVLSDRHAGILVAMRDGWPEPFAYHRYCSRHFVSNFNTHFKDKDLKQAVVTMANEESKEKFNFWMSRVKDLNIAAWEYLNSAEKEKWSKAYDDGHRYGNMTTNMSEIFNSVLKGGRFLPITALVQLTFYRCNKYFVKRRIEAEQFRLRGIDLPPQVFGHISCETVKSKREQVRMFNHNPPTFQVSTRRRGAEDNQSSNRSYVVCLGQQHEEQYCSWNMWLLYHLPCSHLLSCCSANRIDWSIYMEPYFTIGAYESTCAPVFSPIPDETCWPDYLGLMVVVDDAQRRKREGHPKSTRLRIDMDAREGRTTNKCSRS